GTTCTTATTTGTGCAAATGCTTGGATACACCACAAACACCAGAGATATCTTAATGTCCACTTCTTGTATTATAGGCATAATATCGAATTTGATTACTATGAAAGAAGTCAAAATGCCAGTTGGAGAGTCAGAGAGTTCAGCCCAGAATGTGTTAGTCAAAGATTCAAAATGCAGATCTGAGCTGGCAAGGATTCAGAATACATGCATCCTGAAAATGATATGATACACAATATCTTCTGGCatagagaaaagagaaactaaataCCCACAGTGATGAATCCCAGTCGTAATGCCAAGTAATCTGACTTTTGAATTGAGCTTCTGAACTGCCTTAGAAAGCAAAGCTGCGAAATACAATTATACAACTAACATGTCACCAAAAGATCCAGCAAAAACATAAGCCCAGTCAACCATTATCATGTTATTCTATTGTACATCAATTCAAAATGGCACCTTAAATATTCCCATCATTGACTTCGCAAGAAACTTGGACAAAGAAATAACAGGTTTACAGATCATTCAAGGTACTATATCCATCAGTAGGACCTACTTCCAGTCAAAAAAGTGAAGCATGACATCCATTCATCACTCTCTCGATGCTGTCATTCCACAGTTTCAAAAGTTGAGGTGGCTGTAATACCCACATGAATTCAAAATGGTACTTAAGAATCTAAAAGCTAGCAATACAGTCATCAATATTTAGATTTGGTTTACAATTAGATTCATCACGAGATCTCTTGACATTATTATAAACCCCAATCAACTAGTAAGCAGTAGTTTTGCTGATATACATGTCATTCACATTGTTATAGTAGGGATTACCATCCAGATGAGAACACGGCTCCTACTCCATGGATGAGATGCATGATGCAGAGCAAAAGTAGATTGTCGCCTCATTACCTTGTTCTTTGGTGCTACAAAATGACAAATAGTTAGTATTTCTACACGTCAGGTATCACATCTGTAGTTTTACCCATGCAAAGCATTCCTTGAGTTCCTGTTTATCCAGTACTATCACTGTTTACTTGTGCAAGCAAGAGAGAAGAGTGTACAAGTCATATGTTCAGTTAACATACCTTGCAAATTCCCATCAGGTGCAAAAGTTGCTTCATTTTCCCATTTTCTCCAGCTGTATATCTATAAAGACGTATTAGGAGAGATTAACTTCCGACAACTATTGAgagaccccaaaaaaaaaaaaaaagagctgttGCGGCTCTGTAGTTAACAATCATACTTTGTTAAGAGTTCAAAGGAATGAAAGTATACGTGATCCAGTTGCTACTGACAAATCTTGAGAAATGGATGTAATTTGCTTGTTAAACAATGTAACACTGGAGGAGAGAAAAGCATACCTTACTCATAGCCAAGCCAACTGTGATACAGCTATAAATTACATGGATAAAGCCAAGAACAAACAAGAAGCGGTGCAGTTGTTCAAGGCCTTCATGGGAAACAAAAGGTTCACGATCCTGAAATTTAAAATTCGTTTTGAAACAATTTCCAATCagcataattaaaaaaaatatttgaagaGATGAGGAATTACCGCCCCGCATTGATGTAATGTTGAATAATTAAGTCCTGTTGGAATCTCAGTTTCATTTGAAAAAGTATCAGATTTTGTGAATAAGACTCTCTTACTCTCTCCCATGCCATAATCCTCGTCGGAACAAAGATAGAATTTACTGCTGAAAAGGGATGACTTCACACAAATTTGAGAAATCCACCTCGCCCATTGCCCCAACAACAGAGAAATAAGCCCAAGTAGCATCAACTCTGCCACACAACAGTAATATCAAGTTGGATCAAAAAGGCATGAAGCAAACCACCATAGTTATTCTTTTGGAACTTTTAGTTTCATTTCAAAATGCATTAATAACTGGAAAGGATTAGATTTAAGAATTTTAACAGTTAAGCCAGAAAAAGCAAACCAATCAGTAGGAGCTAAAAAGACAAATATACCAAGTAAACTCCAGATTCACAAAAGTGGCTGAATCACATTATACTCAGCATCGACTATGACATTTaccttctttaattttctccaaaGAAGCAAATAGAGCCTTCCTTCTCGTCTTCGTCAACCACTACACATACCAACGAATACAAGCataacaataaaattacaatCTTTAAGAATAGATGCATACAACTTTAACTTATCAAGAACAAACTAACTCAATGCAGCATCTCCCTTAAATGCCTGACCTTTCCAAATCTGTAAATGGACCTTTCCACAAACAAGCAGACAAAAACCATGACAGTAGTCACTGAAGCCACTGACCATGTTGGTGTAAACTCCAAAGATCTCCCTTCTCTTATAAGTTCATGCATCTTTTCCATTTAACAGCGAGAACCCAAATCCtagatttcctttttcttgacgATAGTGTTGGAATTTTGTTAGGAAAGAAAAAACTTGTAGCGACAGCAGAAGATCCAGGAAATGGGGAACTGGGCTAGAGCAAAAAAGCTGCCCATTTATAAGTTTCTTAAGCATCATGGCTTATATTGTGCTTGTAGACTAGCAGACCAGGAGTAGCGAGTTCATTTATTATGATACTGATGGATCACGGAAAATCTTCTTTATACAGTCTTCTTTAGTTTTCTCTTTTGAACATGTGCATGTACGAGTACAACTCTGTTCCATTATAAAAAAGTTGTGCAGATTAAAATATGGGAAAGCCCAGCTTTGAACGTGTTGGAATTCATGGGATTGTAATTCATTGGCTTCACCTTCACCGAGAACCCACCTCCCCACATGGATGCTACCCCTGGTTGGCAGTTTGGCACCCGCCCCTTTGCTCTCTCTACCTTCTTTCTTGATTATACTGCGTCTCTGTGTTTTACTACCTTTCTTCTACTTTTCTTAAAGGGTGTGCGCGTTTTTTGGTAGGTTTGAAACTTTTGACTACAAAAACTGTtggtatataaaattaataaatCACGAGAGACTCAAAGTTAAGGTtaaaaggaggagaaaaaaaaaaggagagagagagagagacgggGGGCGGGGGcaaaagaggaggaggagggggaaTTTACTACTACTAGTACTTGTACCAGGCTTGGAAAAGTATTTGCCTTGACTTTTTGGAACCGCGGTTTAAAGTTTCACGCTTTCAACTGCCAATAACTACGTTCGTAGATATTGGGTTAgattgattattttaattgattataaatttttattttaaatattcaatttttatGATGTATTTAGTTGCTTTTGTAATGTgattataaatatttaataaccaaaaaaaataaaatctataaTTACCTGAAGAGTAGCTTTTGCTTCTGATACAATGattagattttgtaaaatctAAATCTATCGAGAACAAGGCTATTGATTAGTTTGCTGCACTTAATGTGTTAGTCATGACTATTACTTCTACTCACCCTAGCAAATCATTTATGTTGCTTTTGCACCCGATTTAGATTTTCACACTCTCAACTTTCGATAAAATTAGATCaaattttctttggttaaatTATATATTGGCTAATTTTCTTCTGTAGTGTGTTAGTACACCGATTAATTTTCCCCTCTATTTGTTATGTGTTTCAATTTGATTCTTTTTCTCAATTACTTAGGATAGATAAACTTGTTTTGGAAGATAATGGTGAATGTAGAAATGctagaggaaagaaaaattacAGGAGAAATAAGAAAAGATTTACTTGTAGGAAAAGAAAGTAGAAAGCTTGAAATTGAAAAGAGCATGAATATAAATGATAAGTGAAAATTAGAGGTGAAGTATCCAAATGCTAGATAATTAGCCACAACCACAAGtaatttatttatctttttgttGTGTACAGTGGAGGCTTGGAGGGCCCAACAGCCCATCAGATGGCAATTAGACATTGGTATCGCTACTCTAGCTGGATCACTGCTCAACAGGCTATTGACTGCAATGAATGGTTCAGCAAAAAGAGGTGGTCCAAGATAGCATCTTAGGCTCAATTAAGCCATTGCATATGCAGAAGTGACCCAACTGATGTTGTAGTGTCCGGTCAAATTGAACCTATATTTTGTGCTAGACAACACAATCATCAGCATAA
This portion of the Coffea arabica cultivar ET-39 chromosome 2e, Coffea Arabica ET-39 HiFi, whole genome shotgun sequence genome encodes:
- the LOC140004299 gene encoding MLO-like protein 4 isoform X2 encodes the protein MEKMHELIREGRSLEFTPTWSVASVTTVMVFVCLFVERSIYRFGKWLTKTRRKALFASLEKIKEELMLLGLISLLLGQWARWISQICVKSSLFSSKFYLCSDEDYGMGESKRVLFTKSDTFSNETEIPTGLNYSTLHQCGADREPFVSHEGLEQLHRFLFVLGFIHVIYSCITVGLAMSKIYSWRKWENEATFAPDGNLQAPKNKVMRRQSTFALHHASHPWSRSRVLIWMLCFLRQFRSSIQKSDYLALRLGFITNHSLPLSYNFHKYMVRSMEDEFSGIVGISWPLWGYAIICIFINIHGLNVYFWLSFIPAILVMLVGTKLQHVVSLLALEIAEPKGSSFGTQVKPRDELFWFGKPEILLRLIQFISFQNAFEMATFIWSLWAFKQRCFMKNHALIAIRLISGSEGS